From a region of the Anomalospiza imberbis isolate Cuckoo-Finch-1a 21T00152 chromosome 3, ASM3175350v1, whole genome shotgun sequence genome:
- the STMN4 gene encoding stathmin-4 isoform X1, which produces MSWGGGAGDPPPGMFQSRVKGAGRAPGAARPPPWGPGSLFQQNSKDFLAMTLAAYKEKMKELPLVSLFCSCFLSDPLNKPNYAYEDTVDLTWCVISDMEVIELNKRTSGQSFEVILKPPSFDGIPEFNASLPRRRDPSLEEIQKKLEAAEERRKYQEAELLKHLAEKREHEREVIQKAIEENNNFIKMAKEKLAQKMESNKENREAHLAAMLERLQEKVCSQPPHGKSHPHHLQLPPKHPEPAQCPSPNASVGAEAESAR; this is translated from the exons ATGTCATGGGGGGGGGGCGCTGGGGACCCCCCGCCCGGGATGTTCCAAAGCCGCGTTAAAGGAGCCGGGAGAGCGCCGGGAGCAGCGCGACCACCGCCGTGGGG CCCAGGATCGCTCTTCCAGCAGAATTCCAAGGATTTCCTCGCCATGACTCTGGCCG CCTACAAGGAGAAGATGAAGGAGCTGCCCCTCGTCTCCCTCTTCTGCTCCTGTTTCCTGTCGGATCCCCTCAACAAGCCGAACTACGCCTACGAAG ACACGGTGGATCTGACCTGGTGCGTGATCTCCGACATGGAAGTGATCGAGCTCAACAAACGGACCTCGGGCCAATCCTTTGAGGTCATCCTGAAGCCTCCATCCTTCGACGGAATTCCGGAATTCAACGCCTCCCTGCCCCGGCGCCGCGACCCTTCCCTGGAGGAGATCCAGAAGAAGCTGGAAGCGgcggaggagaggagaaag TACCAGGAGGCGGAGCTGCTGAAGCACCTGGCGGAAAAGCGGGAACACGAGCGGGAAGTGATCCAGAAGGCCATCGAGGAGAACAACAACTTCATCAAGATGGCCAAGGAGAAGCTGGCGCAGAAGATGGAATCCAACAAGGAGAACCGCGAGGCCCACCTGGCGGCCATGTTGGAGCGCCTCCAGGAGAAG GTCTGTTCCCAACCTCCGCACGGAAAATCCCACCCTCaccacctccagctccctccaAAACATCCGGAGCCCGCCCAGTGCCCTTCTCCGAACGCCTCCGTTGGGGCAGAGGCGGAGAGCGCCAGATAA
- the STMN4 gene encoding stathmin-4 isoform X2 — translation MFQSRVKGAGRAPGAARPPPWGPGSLFQQNSKDFLAMTLAAYKEKMKELPLVSLFCSCFLSDPLNKPNYAYEDTVDLTWCVISDMEVIELNKRTSGQSFEVILKPPSFDGIPEFNASLPRRRDPSLEEIQKKLEAAEERRKYQEAELLKHLAEKREHEREVIQKAIEENNNFIKMAKEKLAQKMESNKENREAHLAAMLERLQEKDKHAEEVRKNKELKEEASR, via the exons ATGTTCCAAAGCCGCGTTAAAGGAGCCGGGAGAGCGCCGGGAGCAGCGCGACCACCGCCGTGGGG CCCAGGATCGCTCTTCCAGCAGAATTCCAAGGATTTCCTCGCCATGACTCTGGCCG CCTACAAGGAGAAGATGAAGGAGCTGCCCCTCGTCTCCCTCTTCTGCTCCTGTTTCCTGTCGGATCCCCTCAACAAGCCGAACTACGCCTACGAAG ACACGGTGGATCTGACCTGGTGCGTGATCTCCGACATGGAAGTGATCGAGCTCAACAAACGGACCTCGGGCCAATCCTTTGAGGTCATCCTGAAGCCTCCATCCTTCGACGGAATTCCGGAATTCAACGCCTCCCTGCCCCGGCGCCGCGACCCTTCCCTGGAGGAGATCCAGAAGAAGCTGGAAGCGgcggaggagaggagaaag TACCAGGAGGCGGAGCTGCTGAAGCACCTGGCGGAAAAGCGGGAACACGAGCGGGAAGTGATCCAGAAGGCCATCGAGGAGAACAACAACTTCATCAAGATGGCCAAGGAGAAGCTGGCGCAGAAGATGGAATCCAACAAGGAGAACCGCGAGGCCCACCTGGCGGCCATGTTGGAGCGCCTCCAGGAGAAG GACAAACACGCGGAAGAAgtgaggaaaaacaaggagctcAAGGAAGAAGCCTCCAGGTAA